In a single window of the Delftia tsuruhatensis genome:
- a CDS encoding EamA family transporter yields MSLQAFALIIIAGLVHAGWNIVAKKAGGDSRFAFFTSVIMMVIWAPLGWWVGRDVVPLWGRAEWVVVTISGLLHVAYYVTLLRGYRSADLTVVYPLARGSGPLLSSMVAIVFLGERISSLGVLGIAGVVVGVFLIAGGPGLLRARHDPEARERLRMGLWYGLLTGAFIASYTVVDGYGVKMLLMSPILIDYMGNFVRVFLLAPVVLRDLPTARSLWHAQWRFAALVALISPIAYVLVLYAMQDAPMSHVAPAREVSMLFAALIGGHLLREGDRAARIAGAVCIAAGVTALGLG; encoded by the coding sequence ATGTCACTGCAAGCCTTTGCCCTGATCATCATCGCCGGACTGGTGCACGCCGGCTGGAACATCGTGGCCAAGAAGGCCGGCGGCGACTCGCGCTTCGCCTTCTTCACCTCCGTCATCATGATGGTGATCTGGGCCCCGCTGGGCTGGTGGGTGGGGCGCGACGTGGTGCCGCTGTGGGGCCGGGCCGAATGGGTGGTCGTGACCATCAGCGGCCTGCTGCACGTGGCCTACTATGTGACGCTGCTGCGCGGCTACCGCAGCGCCGACCTGACCGTGGTCTATCCGCTGGCGCGAGGCTCGGGGCCGCTGCTGTCTTCCATGGTGGCGATCGTCTTCCTTGGCGAACGGATCTCCTCGCTGGGCGTGCTGGGTATCGCGGGCGTGGTCGTGGGCGTGTTCCTGATCGCGGGCGGCCCCGGACTGCTGCGCGCGCGCCATGACCCCGAGGCACGCGAGCGCCTGCGGATGGGCCTGTGGTACGGCCTGCTGACAGGCGCCTTCATCGCCAGCTATACCGTGGTGGACGGCTATGGCGTCAAGATGCTGCTGATGTCGCCCATCCTCATCGACTACATGGGCAACTTCGTGCGCGTGTTCCTGCTGGCGCCGGTGGTGCTGCGCGACCTGCCCACCGCGCGCAGTCTGTGGCATGCCCAGTGGCGCTTCGCGGCCCTGGTGGCGCTGATCAGCCCCATTGCCTACGTGCTGGTGCTGTATGCCATGCAGGATGCACCCATGTCGCATGTGGCGCCCGCGCGCGAGGTGTCCATGCTGTTCGCGGCGCTGATTGGCGGACACCTGCTGCGCGAAGGCGACCGGGCCGCGCGCATCGCGGGGGCTGTGTGCATCGCGGCCGGCGTGACGGCACTGGGTCTGGGCTGA
- a CDS encoding LysE family translocator, with protein sequence MPTMETLLAFFGVAVLLGLSPGPDNLFVLMQSAQRGWRVGLCVVLGLCLGLVVHTAAVALGLAALVAASPLLFTAIKLCGAAYLAWLAWGALRAVARPGEMPQAATGDLLTPARALRWVGRGVVMNLTNPKVLIFFLAFLPQFADPARGSVATQVMVLGCVFMLAALLVFGAIACCSGWFGVLLQRSVRAQNWLNRVAGLVFLGMAVRLALVQR encoded by the coding sequence ATGCCGACCATGGAAACCCTGCTGGCCTTTTTTGGCGTGGCCGTGCTGCTGGGACTGAGCCCGGGGCCGGACAACCTGTTCGTGCTCATGCAGTCGGCGCAGCGCGGCTGGCGCGTGGGTCTGTGCGTGGTGCTGGGCCTGTGCCTGGGCCTGGTGGTGCACACGGCGGCCGTGGCCCTGGGGCTGGCGGCGCTGGTCGCGGCCTCGCCCCTGCTGTTCACCGCCATCAAGCTGTGTGGCGCGGCCTATCTGGCATGGCTGGCCTGGGGAGCCCTGCGCGCCGTGGCCCGGCCGGGCGAGATGCCGCAGGCCGCCACCGGCGACCTGCTGACCCCTGCCAGGGCGCTGCGCTGGGTGGGGCGTGGCGTGGTGATGAACCTCACCAATCCCAAGGTGCTGATTTTCTTCCTCGCCTTTCTGCCGCAGTTCGCGGACCCTGCACGCGGCAGCGTGGCCACGCAGGTGATGGTGCTGGGCTGTGTGTTCATGCTGGCGGCGCTGCTGGTGTTCGGTGCCATTGCCTGCTGCTCGGGCTGGTTCGGTGTGCTGCTTCAGCGCTCCGTGCGTGCCCAGAACTGGCTCAATCGTGTGGCCGGGCTGGTCTTCCTGGGCATGGCCGTGCGGCTGGCATTGGTGCAGCGCTAG
- a CDS encoding amidase, whose translation MTAMPPAPGQALHDLPAHELLRAYRARSLSPVEVLDALLAHVQRWEPQLHAAYLLRPEAALAQARASEARWLRGDPMGLLDGVPATVKDNIATRGDPTPVGTAAMPLVAAPQDAPPAARLREAGAIVFAKTTMPDYGMLSSGLSSLHGNTFNPWDLGKTPGGSSAGAGAAAAAGYGPLHVGTDIGGSIRLPAGWCGIFGLKPSLGRVPIDPPYTGRCAGPMTRTVADAALMMQVLSRPDARDSMGLPAQDIAWTGFDMDPAQVRGLRIGLLLEAGCGLPVQPAVRATVEQAARWLEAAGAHVEPMRPWLTPQMLDGLDQFWRMRSHMDLQALPAAQRAMVLPFIRDWAGSASALTPAQLYIASQQSHLVRVATVQATAAFDYVLSPVAPITAFAAQMPCPTNDPLRPLEHIAFTVPYNMSEQPAASVPCGHDGALPIGVQVAGRRFDDLGVLRLSRVLEQLRPSPPAWPTPPRATPAESPRP comes from the coding sequence ATGACTGCCATGCCACCTGCCCCGGGCCAGGCCCTGCACGACCTGCCCGCCCATGAGTTGCTGCGCGCCTACCGGGCGCGCAGCCTCTCGCCCGTCGAGGTGCTGGACGCGCTGCTGGCCCACGTGCAGCGCTGGGAACCGCAGTTGCACGCCGCCTACCTTCTGCGGCCCGAAGCGGCCCTGGCCCAGGCGCGTGCAAGCGAGGCCCGCTGGCTGCGCGGCGACCCCATGGGCCTGCTCGATGGCGTGCCCGCCACGGTCAAGGACAACATCGCCACGCGCGGAGACCCCACGCCTGTGGGCACGGCCGCCATGCCTCTGGTCGCGGCGCCGCAGGATGCACCGCCAGCGGCCCGGCTGCGCGAGGCCGGCGCCATCGTCTTCGCCAAGACCACCATGCCCGACTACGGCATGCTGTCCTCGGGCCTGTCCTCGCTGCACGGCAACACCTTCAATCCCTGGGACCTCGGAAAGACACCAGGCGGCTCCAGCGCAGGGGCGGGCGCCGCGGCCGCCGCGGGCTATGGCCCCCTGCATGTGGGCACCGACATCGGCGGCTCCATCCGCCTGCCCGCGGGCTGGTGCGGCATCTTCGGCCTCAAGCCCAGCCTGGGCCGCGTGCCCATCGATCCGCCCTATACGGGCCGCTGCGCCGGCCCCATGACGCGCACCGTCGCCGATGCGGCGCTGATGATGCAGGTGCTGTCCCGGCCTGACGCGCGCGACAGCATGGGCCTGCCCGCGCAGGACATCGCCTGGACCGGCTTCGACATGGATCCTGCCCAGGTCCGCGGCCTGCGCATCGGCCTGCTGCTGGAGGCCGGCTGCGGCCTGCCCGTGCAGCCCGCGGTGCGCGCCACCGTGGAGCAGGCCGCACGCTGGCTGGAGGCCGCCGGCGCCCATGTGGAGCCGATGCGGCCCTGGCTGACGCCGCAGATGCTCGACGGCCTGGACCAGTTCTGGCGCATGCGCTCGCACATGGACCTGCAGGCCCTGCCGGCCGCGCAGCGCGCCATGGTCCTGCCCTTCATCCGTGACTGGGCCGGCAGTGCCTCGGCGCTGACGCCCGCGCAGCTGTACATCGCCAGCCAGCAATCCCACCTGGTGCGCGTGGCCACCGTCCAGGCCACGGCAGCCTTCGACTACGTGCTGTCGCCGGTGGCCCCCATCACGGCGTTTGCCGCGCAGATGCCCTGCCCCACGAATGATCCGCTGCGTCCGCTGGAGCACATTGCGTTCACGGTGCCCTACAACATGTCGGAGCAGCCTGCAGCCTCCGTGCCCTGCGGCCACGACGGTGCCCTGCCCATCGGCGTGCAGGTCGCCGGGCGCCGCTTCGACGACCTGGGCGTACTGCGGCTGTCCCGTGTGCTCGAGCAATTGCGCCCGTCCCCGCCCGCCTGGCCGACGCCGCCCCGCGCTACTCCAGCCGAATCCCCGCGTCCTTGA
- a CDS encoding alpha/beta hydrolase has translation MLSRLRNLSWLAALLMAGVAGLVLLMVAAWLVGSLLSQPDRRPLGAPPADWPAQTLQLPTDDGGQVRGWFAKGQPGHGAVLLLHGVYADRLAMLARARMLRRQGYSVCLIDLPAHGESSGERISFGMAEGAGVRAAMAYVRQQLPGEKVAVLGTSLGGAALLLSHVVPGPDVVVLESVFPDIRQAIDNRVRAHIGWLADLVTPLLAWQLPLRLHLELAQLRPIDHVKALGAPVLIAAGLQDRHTTPAETRELFEAAREPKALWMVEGAAHVDLYDYAPQPYEQRVLGFLDRYMGP, from the coding sequence ATGCTTTCTCGCTTGCGCAATCTTTCATGGCTTGCCGCCCTGCTGATGGCGGGCGTGGCCGGGTTGGTCCTGCTGATGGTGGCAGCCTGGCTGGTGGGCAGCCTGCTGAGCCAGCCAGACCGCCGGCCTCTCGGCGCGCCGCCCGCAGACTGGCCGGCCCAGACGCTGCAGTTGCCCACCGACGATGGAGGGCAGGTCAGGGGCTGGTTCGCCAAGGGGCAGCCGGGCCATGGTGCCGTGCTGCTGCTGCATGGTGTGTACGCAGACCGGCTCGCCATGCTGGCGCGTGCGCGCATGCTTCGTCGGCAGGGATATTCCGTCTGCCTGATCGACCTGCCCGCGCATGGCGAAAGCAGCGGCGAGCGCATCAGTTTCGGCATGGCCGAGGGCGCGGGCGTTCGTGCCGCCATGGCCTATGTGCGGCAACAGCTGCCGGGCGAGAAAGTCGCGGTGCTCGGTACATCGCTGGGCGGTGCGGCACTGCTTCTGTCCCACGTGGTGCCGGGGCCGGATGTGGTGGTGCTGGAGTCCGTGTTTCCCGACATCCGGCAAGCCATAGACAACCGCGTGCGCGCGCACATCGGCTGGCTGGCGGACTTGGTCACGCCCTTGCTGGCGTGGCAGTTACCGCTGCGCCTGCATCTGGAGCTGGCACAACTGCGCCCCATAGACCATGTGAAGGCGCTGGGCGCTCCCGTGCTGATCGCGGCCGGCCTGCAGGACCGGCACACCACGCCCGCGGAAACCCGCGAGCTGTTCGAGGCGGCGCGTGAACCCAAGGCGCTGTGGATGGTGGAGGGCGCCGCGCATGTGGACCTGTACGACTACGCGCCCCAGCCCTACGAGCAGCGGGTGCTGGGATTCCTGGATCGATATATGGGGCCTTGA
- a CDS encoding Bug family tripartite tricarboxylate transporter substrate binding protein has translation MESSRRGCLRAAMACAASTVLGAASPIAWAQGPAAYPSRPLRMVIPYPAGGGTDIIGRIIAQQLSQAWGQPVVVENRPGSSGIIGNDVVAKSAPDGHTLLLGITAMIQSPALYPKLPYDVLRDFAPVSQVALSSDLLVVPREVPAATLKEFIALVKAHPGKYSNGNYGNGTSSHMHGELLRAKAGLDLALIPYKGAAPLVNDVLGGQLSSGFIDVSSAHAHLKSDKIRILAITGMQRHPALPDVPTFTESGLAGFEANGWFATFVAAGTPRPIVDRLSAEVRRVVAAPELGGRLVSMGLRPVGSSPEELAAVMERDLPRWGRIVKDAGIRLE, from the coding sequence ATGGAATCCAGTCGACGCGGCTGCCTGCGGGCGGCCATGGCGTGCGCGGCCAGTACGGTCCTGGGAGCGGCCTCGCCCATCGCCTGGGCGCAGGGCCCCGCTGCCTATCCCTCCAGGCCACTGCGCATGGTGATCCCCTATCCGGCCGGGGGAGGCACGGACATCATCGGCCGCATCATTGCCCAGCAACTGAGCCAGGCCTGGGGCCAGCCCGTGGTGGTGGAGAACCGGCCGGGCTCCAGCGGGATCATCGGCAACGATGTGGTGGCCAAGTCGGCGCCCGACGGCCATACCCTGCTGCTGGGGATCACGGCCATGATCCAGTCGCCGGCGCTGTACCCGAAGCTGCCCTATGACGTGCTCAGGGATTTCGCGCCGGTCTCGCAGGTGGCCCTTTCCTCGGACCTGCTCGTGGTGCCACGCGAGGTGCCGGCCGCGACGCTCAAGGAGTTCATTGCCCTGGTCAAGGCCCATCCCGGCAAGTACAGCAACGGCAACTATGGCAATGGAACCTCCTCGCACATGCATGGCGAGTTGCTGCGGGCCAAGGCGGGGCTGGACCTGGCGTTGATCCCGTACAAGGGCGCGGCGCCGCTGGTCAACGATGTGCTGGGTGGACAACTGTCCTCGGGCTTCATCGACGTGTCCTCGGCCCATGCCCATCTGAAGTCCGACAAGATCCGCATCCTGGCCATCACGGGCATGCAGCGCCATCCGGCGCTGCCCGATGTGCCGACCTTCACCGAGTCGGGTCTGGCGGGGTTCGAGGCCAATGGATGGTTCGCCACCTTCGTGGCGGCGGGAACGCCCCGTCCCATCGTCGACAGGCTGTCGGCCGAGGTGCGGCGCGTCGTGGCCGCGCCCGAGCTCGGCGGCCGCCTGGTATCCATGGGCCTGCGCCCGGTGGGCAGCAGCCCGGAGGAACTGGCCGCCGTCATGGAGCGCGACCTTCCGCGCTGGGGACGCATCGTCAAGGACGCGGGGATTCGGCTGGAGTAG
- the folE gene encoding GTP cyclohydrolase I, with product MFREPVDMKKDSEAEGVPVSVKIRERLKQAQKRFHANDNISEFIEPGELEALLDEVQDKMQGVLDSMVIDTQHDHNTRATARRVAKMYLNEVFRGRYVAQPAITEFPNAEHLNELMIVGPITVRSACSHHLCPVIGKIWIGVLPNKNTNVIGLSKYARLVDWIMGRPQIQEEAIIQLADLILEKTRPDGLAVVMEASHFCMSWRGVREMDSKMLNSVMRGAFLTNPELRREFLSLVSSRK from the coding sequence ATGTTCAGAGAACCCGTCGACATGAAAAAAGACAGCGAAGCCGAGGGAGTCCCCGTCTCGGTCAAGATCCGCGAGCGGTTGAAGCAGGCGCAAAAGCGTTTTCATGCCAACGACAACATCTCCGAATTCATTGAGCCGGGCGAGCTGGAGGCCTTGCTCGACGAAGTGCAGGACAAGATGCAGGGTGTGCTCGACAGCATGGTCATCGACACCCAGCACGACCACAACACGCGCGCCACGGCACGCCGCGTGGCCAAGATGTACCTCAACGAGGTGTTCCGCGGCCGCTACGTGGCCCAGCCGGCCATCACCGAATTCCCCAATGCCGAGCACCTCAACGAGCTGATGATCGTCGGCCCGATCACGGTGCGCAGCGCCTGCAGCCACCACCTGTGCCCGGTGATCGGCAAGATCTGGATCGGCGTGCTGCCCAACAAGAACACCAACGTCATCGGCCTGTCCAAGTACGCCCGCCTGGTGGACTGGATCATGGGCCGTCCCCAGATCCAGGAAGAGGCCATCATCCAGCTGGCCGACCTGATCCTCGAAAAGACCCGTCCCGACGGCCTGGCCGTGGTCATGGAGGCCTCGCATTTCTGTATGTCCTGGCGCGGCGTGCGCGAGATGGACAGCAAGATGCTGAACTCCGTCATGCGAGGTGCCTTCCTGACCAATCCGGAACTGCGCCGCGAGTTCCTCTCGCTGGTATCCAGCCGCAAGTGA
- a CDS encoding AraC family transcriptional regulator gives MPQTTAHTIAIAQVLQIVQGAQRNGMDVPAILRRAGISPALLDAPLSRVTQAQYAALIRVLRRVCRDELWGLCRHPLPVGSFAQACRIMQPCRTLGEALHAGLRFYRLVLHDFTPRLQVAGGMARIAVVSRRERDAPLAYAERSFCFLGHGVMSWLVSRRIELTGVCAPADSMPYGTEAQRLFLAPLRPGCDFTGLEFDARWLELPVVQSPQSLVEFLGQAPMGLVIRYRGRARLGERIRHLLRRDLAGELPSLEQVGAALSMTPQTLRRRLRDEGLGFQSLKDDLRRDAAIELLHRSELTLADIAARVGFAEASTFHRAFKGWTGLPPGAYRQAQRRGR, from the coding sequence ATGCCACAGACCACGGCCCACACCATCGCCATTGCCCAGGTCCTGCAGATCGTGCAGGGCGCGCAGCGCAATGGCATGGATGTGCCTGCCATCCTGCGCCGCGCCGGTATTTCGCCGGCCCTGCTGGATGCGCCGCTGTCGCGCGTGACCCAGGCGCAGTACGCGGCGCTGATCCGCGTGCTGCGCCGTGTCTGCCGCGACGAGCTGTGGGGCCTGTGCCGGCATCCGCTGCCCGTGGGCAGCTTCGCCCAGGCCTGCCGGATCATGCAGCCTTGCCGCACGCTGGGCGAGGCCTTGCACGCCGGCCTGCGTTTTTACCGGCTGGTGCTCCATGATTTCACGCCGAGGTTGCAGGTGGCCGGCGGCATGGCCCGCATCGCCGTGGTCTCGCGGCGCGAGCGCGACGCGCCGCTGGCCTATGCCGAGCGCTCGTTCTGCTTTCTGGGCCATGGCGTCATGTCCTGGCTGGTATCGCGCAGGATCGAGCTGACGGGCGTGTGCGCGCCCGCCGACAGCATGCCCTATGGCACGGAGGCGCAGCGCCTGTTTCTCGCGCCGCTGCGGCCGGGCTGTGACTTCACCGGGCTGGAGTTCGATGCCCGGTGGCTGGAGCTGCCGGTGGTGCAGAGTCCGCAGAGCCTGGTCGAGTTCCTGGGCCAGGCACCGATGGGGCTGGTGATCCGCTACCGTGGCCGGGCCCGGCTGGGCGAACGCATCCGGCATCTGCTGCGGCGCGATCTGGCGGGCGAGCTGCCTTCGCTGGAGCAGGTCGGAGCCGCGCTGTCGATGACGCCTCAGACCCTGCGCCGCCGCCTGCGCGACGAGGGCCTGGGCTTTCAGTCCCTCAAGGATGATCTGCGTCGTGATGCGGCCATCGAACTGCTGCACCGGAGCGAACTGACGCTGGCCGATATCGCGGCCCGTGTGGGCTTTGCGGAGGCCAGCACCTTTCACCGCGCCTTCAAGGGGTGGACCGGCCTGCCGCCAGGCGCCTATCGGCAGGCCCAGCGACGCGGCCGCTGA
- a CDS encoding endonuclease/exonuclease/phosphatase family protein produces MTENANSHQVDPGPSILRVATYNIHKGVQGLGPVRRLEIHNLGLAVEQLDADIVCLQEVRKMNHKEAAYFDRWPHVPQAEYLAPLGYEAVYRTNAYTRHGEHGNALLTRWPVVGHQHEDMSDHRFEQRGLLHVEVEVQHRRVHTIVVHLGLIPGSRVRQITQLKRFIEREVPPGAPLVVAGDFNDWGGQIKRMLAGFGLYEYDELPSVPTYPSRLPLAQLDHVYVRGLTPLGLHVPKGRIWWRMSDHLPLIAEFQL; encoded by the coding sequence ATGACTGAAAACGCGAATTCCCATCAGGTGGACCCCGGTCCCTCGATACTGCGCGTCGCAACCTACAACATCCACAAGGGCGTCCAGGGGCTGGGCCCGGTGCGACGTCTGGAGATCCACAACCTGGGACTGGCCGTGGAGCAGCTCGATGCCGACATCGTCTGCCTGCAGGAAGTGCGCAAGATGAACCACAAGGAGGCTGCGTACTTCGACCGCTGGCCCCATGTGCCCCAGGCCGAGTACCTCGCGCCGCTGGGCTACGAGGCCGTCTACCGCACCAATGCCTACACCCGCCACGGGGAGCATGGCAATGCGCTGCTGACGCGCTGGCCCGTGGTGGGCCACCAGCACGAGGACATGTCGGATCACCGCTTCGAGCAGCGCGGCCTGCTGCATGTGGAGGTCGAGGTGCAGCACCGGCGCGTGCACACCATCGTCGTGCACCTGGGCCTGATTCCCGGCAGCCGTGTCCGCCAGATCACGCAACTCAAGCGCTTCATCGAGCGCGAGGTGCCCCCGGGAGCACCGCTGGTGGTGGCAGGCGATTTCAACGACTGGGGCGGGCAGATCAAGCGCATGCTGGCCGGCTTCGGCCTGTACGAGTACGACGAGCTGCCCAGCGTGCCCACCTACCCTTCGCGCCTGCCGCTGGCCCAGTTGGACCATGTCTACGTGCGCGGCCTCACGCCGCTGGGCCTGCATGTGCCAAAGGGGCGAATCTGGTGGCGGATGTCGGACCACCTGCCGTTGATCGCCGAATTCCAGCTGTAG
- a CDS encoding DUF429 domain-containing protein: MEAMQVVGCDFSSRPSTRKPIAMAFGRLLDEGLVVLDGLRGFASLGEWAAWLALPAEPAWVGGFDLPFGLPRELVEQLGWPTDWAACMDHYAGLTREEIRERFKAFCAARPAGGKFAHRATDRPAGASPSMKWVNPPVAYMLHAGLPLLRAAGVHLPGLQPACRGDAHRVALEAYPGMLARAVLGRSSYKSDDPARQTAERRRSRAHLIEALECGANPLSLRLRIGGGAGDGGGALALREQLLSDGCGDRLDAVICMLQAAWAAACHRKGDVLYGLPHDLDPLEGWIVTAQG, translated from the coding sequence ATGGAGGCCATGCAGGTGGTGGGCTGCGATTTCAGCAGCCGGCCGTCGACACGCAAGCCCATCGCCATGGCCTTCGGGCGCCTGCTGGACGAGGGCCTGGTGGTTCTGGACGGATTGCGCGGCTTCGCCTCCCTGGGTGAATGGGCTGCCTGGCTGGCTTTGCCGGCAGAACCGGCCTGGGTCGGTGGTTTCGACCTGCCTTTCGGGTTGCCGCGCGAGCTGGTGGAGCAACTGGGCTGGCCGACCGATTGGGCGGCCTGCATGGACCACTATGCCGGACTGACACGCGAGGAGATCCGCGAGCGCTTCAAGGCCTTTTGCGCGGCACGGCCCGCGGGCGGCAAGTTCGCGCATCGGGCGACGGACAGGCCGGCCGGTGCCAGCCCATCCATGAAATGGGTGAACCCGCCCGTGGCCTATATGCTGCATGCCGGCCTTCCCCTGCTGCGCGCGGCTGGAGTGCACCTGCCGGGCCTTCAGCCAGCCTGCCGGGGCGATGCCCACCGCGTGGCGCTGGAGGCCTATCCCGGCATGCTGGCGCGAGCCGTGCTCGGGCGCAGCAGCTACAAGAGCGATGATCCCGCGCGGCAGACAGCCGAACGCCGCCGCTCGCGTGCGCATCTGATCGAGGCCCTGGAGTGCGGCGCGAACCCATTGTCGCTGCGACTTCGGATAGGCGGCGGCGCGGGGGATGGGGGCGGCGCTCTCGCATTGCGGGAACAGCTGCTGTCCGATGGCTGCGGTGACCGGCTCGACGCCGTCATCTGCATGTTGCAGGCTGCCTGGGCGGCGGCATGCCATCGGAAGGGCGATGTGCTCTATGGGTTGCCCCATGATCTGGATCCGCTGGAAGGCTGGATCGTCACGGCGCAGGGCTGA
- a CDS encoding ABC transporter substrate-binding protein: MFNRRSLLARSAAAGLPLLMPWPALAQSRKDSVTLAMTLEPPGLDPTAGAASSIGEIVLYNLFETLTKINSDGSVSPLLAESWEVSPDLKTYTFRLRKGVGFQNGEPFNAHSVKYSFDRAGDDKSTNKDKRTFAALTTRVVDDHTVVVINKDIDPDFLFVLGQATSIIVEPKSAATNATRPIGTGPYQLGSWNKGAAVTLTAWPQYRTAPSLRIRRATFRFISDPAAQVAALLAGDVDAFPRVTPRSVAQFKANGRFQVVVSGSRAKTILAMNNARKPLNDARVRRAIAAAIDRKAVIDGAGDGYGLPIGSYYVPTAFGYVDTTGINPFDVEKAKALLSEAGIKTPLELTMTLPPTPYARQGGEVIAAQLAKIGIRARLQNVEWAQWLSGTYTLKNYDLTLISHVEPFDLGNFAKPDYYWGYQSAQFNELYDKIKNASRPADRSRLLGDAQRLLAQESVHAFLYTPQWVTVANKSLRGLWKDMPVFVNDLSALSWAG; the protein is encoded by the coding sequence ATGTTCAACCGCCGTTCCCTGCTGGCCCGCTCCGCTGCCGCCGGCCTGCCCCTGCTGATGCCCTGGCCCGCACTGGCCCAGAGCCGCAAGGACAGCGTCACGCTGGCGATGACGCTGGAGCCACCGGGGCTGGACCCCACGGCAGGCGCAGCTTCCTCCATCGGCGAGATCGTGCTCTACAACCTGTTCGAGACACTGACCAAGATCAACTCCGACGGCAGTGTCTCCCCCCTGCTGGCCGAGAGCTGGGAAGTCTCGCCGGACCTCAAGACCTACACCTTCCGCCTGCGCAAGGGCGTGGGCTTCCAGAACGGCGAGCCCTTCAACGCCCACAGCGTGAAGTACTCCTTCGATCGCGCCGGCGACGACAAGAGCACCAACAAGGACAAGCGCACCTTCGCGGCACTGACCACGCGCGTGGTCGATGACCACACGGTGGTGGTCATCAACAAGGACATCGATCCCGACTTCCTCTTCGTGCTGGGCCAGGCCACTTCCATCATCGTCGAACCCAAGAGCGCGGCCACCAATGCCACGCGCCCCATCGGCACCGGCCCCTACCAGTTGGGCAGCTGGAACAAGGGGGCGGCAGTCACGCTCACGGCCTGGCCCCAGTACCGCACGGCCCCGAGCCTGCGCATACGCCGGGCCACTTTCCGCTTCATCTCCGATCCTGCCGCCCAGGTCGCTGCCCTGCTGGCAGGCGATGTCGATGCCTTCCCGCGCGTGACCCCGCGCAGCGTCGCCCAGTTCAAGGCCAATGGCCGTTTCCAGGTCGTGGTCAGCGGCTCGCGCGCCAAGACCATCCTGGCCATGAACAACGCGCGCAAGCCCCTGAACGACGCACGCGTGCGCCGTGCCATCGCCGCCGCCATCGACCGCAAGGCCGTGATCGACGGCGCGGGCGACGGCTACGGCCTGCCCATCGGCAGCTACTACGTGCCCACGGCCTTCGGCTATGTGGACACCACGGGCATCAATCCGTTCGACGTGGAAAAGGCCAAGGCCCTGCTGTCCGAGGCCGGCATCAAGACGCCGCTGGAGCTGACCATGACCCTGCCGCCCACACCCTACGCCCGCCAGGGCGGCGAGGTGATCGCCGCGCAACTGGCCAAGATAGGCATACGCGCCAGGCTGCAGAACGTCGAATGGGCCCAGTGGCTGTCGGGCACCTACACCCTCAAGAACTACGACCTGACGCTGATCTCCCATGTAGAGCCCTTCGACCTCGGCAACTTCGCCAAGCCCGACTACTACTGGGGCTACCAGTCCGCGCAGTTCAACGAGCTCTACGACAAGATCAAGAACGCCTCGCGCCCCGCCGACCGCTCGCGGCTGCTGGGTGATGCCCAGCGGCTGCTGGCCCAGGAATCGGTACACGCCTTCCTCTACACCCCGCAGTGGGTCACGGTGGCCAACAAGAGCCTGCGCGGCCTGTGGAAGGACATGCCTGTCTTCGTCAACGACCTCTCGGCCCTGTCCTGGGCCGGCTGA
- a CDS encoding ATP-binding cassette domain-containing protein — protein MTAHDAPPLDGAPLLQVTQLARSYQLPRRSLWRAPQPVHALRGVDFTLAAGRSLGVVGESGSGKSTLARLVMALDRPSAGSVRLLGQDLHRLSGQALRAARRDFQMVFQDPYGSLDPRMTVEHIVCEPLTAQPLPAARSARRDLAGATLEQVGLRSQDLDKYPHEFSGGQRQRIAIARALITRPRLIVADEPVSALDVSVQAQVLNLLRDLQRQLGLSYLFISHDLAVVRHLCDEAIVLKDGLIVERGAPQQLFHAPQHPYTQALVRAVPRLTLQHRG, from the coding sequence ATGACGGCGCACGATGCCCCGCCCCTCGACGGCGCGCCTCTGCTGCAGGTGACGCAGCTGGCCCGCAGCTACCAGTTGCCGCGCCGCTCGCTGTGGCGTGCCCCCCAGCCGGTGCATGCGCTGCGTGGCGTGGACTTCACGCTGGCCGCCGGACGCAGCCTGGGCGTGGTCGGGGAATCGGGCTCGGGCAAGTCCACGCTGGCGCGGCTGGTGATGGCGCTGGACAGGCCCAGCGCCGGCAGCGTGCGGCTGCTCGGCCAGGATCTGCACCGCCTCTCAGGCCAGGCCCTGCGCGCCGCGCGCCGCGATTTCCAGATGGTGTTCCAGGATCCCTATGGCTCCCTGGATCCGCGCATGACCGTGGAGCACATCGTCTGCGAGCCCCTGACGGCCCAGCCGCTGCCTGCGGCGCGGTCCGCGCGCCGCGACCTGGCCGGTGCCACGCTGGAGCAGGTCGGACTGCGCAGCCAGGACCTGGACAAGTACCCCCATGAGTTCTCCGGTGGCCAGCGCCAGCGCATCGCCATCGCACGTGCGCTGATCACCCGCCCGCGCCTCATCGTGGCCGACGAGCCCGTGAGTGCGCTCGACGTCTCGGTCCAGGCCCAGGTCCTGAACCTGCTGCGGGATCTGCAGCGGCAACTGGGCCTGTCCTACCTGTTCATCAGCCACGATCTGGCCGTGGTGCGCCACCTGTGCGATGAGGCCATCGTGCTCAAGGATGGCCTCATCGTCGAGCGCGGAGCACCGCAGCAGCTGTTCCACGCCCCGCAACATCCCTACACGCAGGCCCTGGTCAGGGCCGTTCCGCGGCTCACGCTGCAGCACCGCGGCTAG